The genomic stretch agggGTCGGAGGAGAAGTTATTGTCCTGTGGATGTGtacatgtgtgtctgtgtgagagagtttgtgtgtgtgagtgtgtgtgtgtgtgtgtgtgtgtgtgtgtgtgtgtgtgtgtgtgtgtgtgtgtgtgtgtgtgtgtgtaggggccGGAAGAGAGGTTATTGTCCTGTGGATGTGTATGTATCTCAGTGCCGGTGTGTGATCTGTGTCCCGTGTCTCCACTGTTGTGACAGTCACTCTCTCCTTATTTTGTTTCTGTCTGGCTGCAGGATCTGTGCCTCTATGTGGGCTACACCTCGTCAGTGTATTGTACGGCATCGGTGCTGACCCTGGCCGCCATCGCCCTGGACCGCTACCACGCCATCATCGACTGCTTGCAGTACAACTCGCAGAGCACGGTGCGCCGCACGGCTGCCACGGTGGTGTGGATCTGGCTGCAGTCGGCGCTCAGCAGCTGCCCTCCGCTGCTGGGCTGGGGTCGCTTCGGCTACTCGCCGGCCATCCGCAGCTGCTCGGTGGCATGGGATGACAGTCTGAGTTACGCGGGCTTCATGGCCGTCATCTCCTTCCTGCTGCCCGCCGCTGTCATGATCTTCTGCTACGCCCGCATTGTGCGGGTGGCTCGGGGCCATGCCAAACGTATCCACGACATCGAGAACCAGGTGCAGCGGCGGTCGCCAGCACCGGCCGAAGGTCAGGGCCCCTCCTCCGAAATGCCCaccttctctcacctcatctccagcCTCAGCTCCCCCATCGTGGCCCAGCATGGTTGTGGGGAAGTGCGGCGTGGCTTGCAGAGACGGGCGCCAGACATCTTCTGCAAGTACGCTGGCGTTGTTAGCCCGGGCCGCGAGCACCACGGCGCTTTCCGCCTCTTCCTGGTCATCTTTGCCTTCTTCTGCTGCTGGTTGCCCTACGAGGTGGTGGGGCTGGTGCAGGCAGTGGAGGCGGCGGGCGGCCGGCGGGGCTCCAGTGTGCCGTCCGGCTTGGTGACAGCAGCCCACTGGCTGGCCCTGCTCAACTCAGACATCAACCCGCTGCTGTACGCGCTACTCAGCAAACGGTTCCGCAAGGCACTGCGGCACTGGCAGCGGCGGCTGGAGGCCAAGGTGGGCTTGGGACAGAGACCCCAGCGGGAGGAGGGTGGGGCGGCAACCAGCGGCAGCGGAGCCAGACTCACCGGCTTCCTGCGGCACGCCAAGCCGCCGGGTGGCCCGGCCAGAAGCAGCTCCAATGTGAGCGGCATCAGCCAGCTGAGTCCCCGACAGCCAGGGCTCCAGGCCCACTCCTGTTCCGTCTTCTCTATCAGCTCGCTGCCCCGCAGCAGGGCCAACCAGCCCTTAGAAGAGCTGCTGGTGTCCGGCCCGGCGGCCTCCGCTGCCTCGCTGGTCTTCATGCCCTGTGGCAGGGCACTCAGGTGCAGTGGCGAACAGCAGGGCGAGCCCTTGCCCAAACACTACCTGACGGTCCCTTCACTTCCCCCAGAGGCTGACCACATGGTACTGCCCTCGCAGACTTTCGGCGAAAAGCAGTCCTCCGCTTACGTATTCGGAAACATCGTTAAAGTGGAAAATGATGCCGTCGACCTGTAGACGATTCTAACCTCGCTGCGTGTGTTACTTTGGGTGCCACCAATGGGGTATTTTCAGCTCCATTAAAGTGCCAAAACAATGAGTCGCAGTTGGCTCACCTACTGCTCCTTAAGGCAGAGGCTGCACAAAAGAGGCAGGAGAGAGTCTCCATACGCTGAAGACctgcatcaacacacacaaagtgctggaggagctcagccagTTGGACAGTATCTATAgaaagaaatggacagtcaacattttgggctaagaaCTCTGCACACTGAGCCACAGGCTTGTTCCAGGTAGGGGAGCGACTGAGGAGGCCAGGAAAGAAATAAAACCACACACATTTGTATGTGTAGCAAAAGCCCAGTGTGCTGCCTACACGATGTTTGAGCATAGATTTAGTTCTGCACAGGGTAAGACCATTCAGCCTGATGAGCCCATGCTGACACTTATAAAGCAGTCCAGTCACCTCACCCTTACTCCATAACCCTGTAAATTACCCTCCCTCTCCAAGGTCCTTGTTGAATTCAAATTTCCCTTTTGAGTGCTTTAACCTGCCTTGTGGGGGAAAATAGCACAACATATATCCCTCTGCATAAAGCCTTCTTCTCTCCTCTTATCACTTTGTCCCCACACAGTTCCTTAAATCTGCTGCTAATGGAAAAAGGCTTCTCTCTATCTGACCTAACTCAGCACAACAATATTTTGACTGAAGTGCTCCAATGAGCTGTTCCACACCTCCAATCACACAGACCAAAAGATCAGAGACAAAACACATACAATGAAGGAAAATTAAATTCATCCTCTGCCCACCTGCATCAAATTTAGCAAAGGAATCAAAAGTGAAGgggatgaaacatagaaacatagaaaagctacagcacaaaacaggccctttggcccacaaagttgtgccaaacatgtccctaccttagaaattactagacttatccatagccctctatttttctaagctccatgaacctgtctaaaagtctctttaaaaaccctatcgtatccagctccaccactgttgccggcagcccattccacgcactcaccactctctgagtaaaaaaaacttacccctgacatctctgtacctacaccccagcaccttaaacctgtgtcctcttgtggcaaccatttcagccctggggaaaagcctctgactatccacacgatcagtgcctctcatcct from Hemitrygon akajei chromosome 7, sHemAka1.3, whole genome shotgun sequence encodes the following:
- the LOC140730754 gene encoding beta-3 adrenergic receptor gives rise to the protein MDAGAASSLFTNQSAGGPGHTAGIRSSSVPVKILLETIMVLMCVAAITGNILVIAIIAVTKHFHSVTSVFLVNLAVSDCLVGLGVMPFVAMSVFYQDWNRYNDLCLYVGYTSSVYCTASVLTLAAIALDRYHAIIDCLQYNSQSTVRRTAATVVWIWLQSALSSCPPLLGWGRFGYSPAIRSCSVAWDDSLSYAGFMAVISFLLPAAVMIFCYARIVRVARGHAKRIHDIENQVQRRSPAPAEGQGPSSEMPTFSHLISSLSSPIVAQHGCGEVRRGLQRRAPDIFCKYAGVVSPGREHHGAFRLFLVIFAFFCCWLPYEVVGLVQAVEAAGGRRGSSVPSGLVTAAHWLALLNSDINPLLYALLSKRFRKALRHWQRRLEAKVGLGQRPQREEGGAATSGSGARLTGFLRHAKPPGGPARSSSNVSGISQLSPRQPGLQAHSCSVFSISSLPRSRANQPLEELLVSGPAASAASLVFMPCGRALRCSGEQQGEPLPKHYLTVPSLPPEADHMVLPSQTFGEKQSSAYVFGNIVKVENDAVDL